A window from Aerococcus sp. Group 1 encodes these proteins:
- a CDS encoding energy-coupled thiamine transporter ThiT, producing the protein MKSSQRLVIIVEGLLYLALAFLIQLIFPAVISEWGIALRIGYTLLIYYAFRRGNFAGSFAGLLLGAVSCIGLDNPGNHIGQIIGMIIASGCLGIAGLFARNLQRTLHNRRMGSAYLNLVTGTILAWLAYFLVRFLTYEYLVSDLSLTTQANFQQNALSALVNIALSLIILIVIMNVSAKNFIPKNTPYISRRERSRLLNDD; encoded by the coding sequence ATGAAATCTTCCCAACGTTTAGTGATTATCGTTGAAGGCTTACTTTACCTAGCCTTAGCTTTTCTTATTCAGTTAATATTCCCAGCGGTTATTTCCGAATGGGGAATTGCTTTAAGAATTGGCTATACTTTGCTGATTTACTATGCTTTCAGGCGCGGAAATTTTGCCGGAAGTTTCGCCGGCCTCTTGTTAGGAGCCGTTTCCTGCATTGGACTCGATAACCCAGGCAATCATATCGGACAAATTATTGGTATGATTATCGCTAGTGGTTGTTTAGGCATTGCGGGTCTCTTTGCTCGTAATTTACAACGGACCTTGCATAATCGTCGGATGGGATCAGCCTATCTTAACTTGGTAACCGGTACTATCCTGGCATGGCTAGCCTATTTCTTAGTGCGTTTCCTGACTTATGAATATTTAGTCAGTGACCTTAGCCTAACCACCCAGGCTAACTTCCAACAAAATGCCCTGTCAGCCTTGGTGAATATTGCCCTTAGCCTGATTATCTTGATTGTGATTATGAATGTTTCGGCTAAGAACTTTATCCCTAAAAATACGCCTTATATATCAAGGCGTGAGCGTTCTCGCTTACTGAATGATGATTAA
- a CDS encoding ribonuclease J: MSGISIIPLGGVREDGKNMYLVEVKDKIFILDCGLIFPPDEMLGVDIMIPDFTYVIEHKDKVAGVFLSHGHADAIGALPYLLKEVNVPVFGTELTIELAKINCKKRGVKNFKDFYVIDDSNEIDFDDAVVKFFSTTHTVPESLGIAVQTDQGSIVYTGDFKFDLTVGDGYKTSFNRIGEIASSGVIALLSDSQHADSYFENTSEEKLEQAILKEVDKASGRVVLATVDSNILRIQQVLNVARATNRHVFLSGDQIEEIIDVAIRLNKLTIPSKNLIQPNDNLKNFADDEIIILETGEYGEILTNLQAMSKGSHKNIKIQKGDLVLITSSPSVGLETVMADTEDEIYRAGGHALQVLSAYKSSGHASPKDLEVLIGLFNPDYVVPVSGEYRLLHAHGKIAQSLGYDDDHIFLLEKGDVLKYEKGKLRLANSVPSENVLVDGSGVGDIGNIVLRDRRILSEDGIFVIVLTISRSQGKILSQPEIISRGFVFMKESTDLLNASKELVREEVEQALADPKNFDWADLKGKIREVVAKYLYKETNRRPMVLPVIMESSHRRGKRNFKKENQKNNSNQKNNAKKNNKSNSKNKHNKNHKQKQDAKS, translated from the coding sequence AAGGATAAGATATTTATCTTGGACTGTGGCCTAATCTTCCCACCTGATGAGATGTTAGGGGTCGATATCATGATCCCTGATTTTACCTATGTCATTGAACATAAAGATAAGGTGGCTGGGGTTTTCCTAAGTCACGGCCATGCCGATGCGATTGGGGCCTTGCCTTATCTCTTAAAAGAGGTCAATGTTCCCGTCTTTGGGACGGAATTGACCATTGAACTAGCTAAGATTAATTGTAAGAAGCGTGGAGTTAAGAATTTCAAAGACTTCTACGTGATCGATGATTCTAACGAGATCGATTTTGACGATGCTGTCGTTAAATTCTTTAGTACGACCCACACGGTGCCTGAGTCCCTGGGGATTGCAGTGCAAACTGATCAAGGCAGCATTGTTTATACTGGGGACTTCAAATTTGATTTGACGGTTGGCGATGGTTATAAGACCAGCTTTAACCGCATTGGCGAAATTGCTTCATCTGGAGTAATTGCTCTCTTGAGTGATTCCCAACATGCGGATTCCTATTTTGAGAATACCTCGGAAGAAAAATTGGAACAAGCTATTTTAAAAGAAGTGGACAAGGCCAGTGGTCGGGTTGTCTTAGCCACGGTGGATAGTAATATTTTACGGATCCAACAAGTCTTAAATGTGGCGCGGGCAACCAACCGTCATGTTTTCTTATCAGGCGACCAAATTGAAGAAATTATCGATGTGGCCATTCGATTGAACAAGCTCACCATTCCTTCCAAGAACCTGATTCAGCCCAATGATAATTTAAAGAACTTCGCTGATGATGAAATTATTATCTTAGAGACGGGCGAATACGGGGAAATCTTAACCAATTTACAAGCCATGTCCAAGGGCTCGCATAAGAATATTAAAATTCAAAAGGGCGACCTGGTCTTGATTACTTCGAGTCCATCGGTGGGCTTAGAGACCGTCATGGCCGATACTGAAGATGAGATTTACCGGGCTGGTGGCCATGCCTTGCAAGTCTTATCGGCTTATAAATCCAGCGGTCATGCATCACCCAAGGACTTAGAAGTCCTGATTGGTCTCTTCAATCCAGACTATGTGGTGCCCGTATCAGGAGAATACCGTCTCTTACACGCCCATGGCAAAATTGCTCAAAGCCTGGGCTATGATGATGACCATATCTTTCTACTTGAAAAGGGTGACGTTCTTAAATACGAGAAGGGCAAACTCCGCCTAGCCAACTCAGTTCCGTCTGAGAATGTCTTGGTTGATGGGAGTGGGGTTGGCGATATTGGTAATATTGTCTTACGTGACCGTCGTATCCTCTCAGAAGATGGGATTTTTGTGATTGTCTTGACCATTTCAAGAAGCCAGGGCAAGATTCTTTCCCAACCTGAAATCATTTCGCGGGGATTTGTCTTTATGAAGGAAAGTACCGACCTCCTTAACGCCAGCAAGGAACTGGTCCGCGAAGAGGTTGAGCAGGCCCTAGCAGATCCCAAAAACTTTGACTGGGCCGACTTAAAGGGTAAAATTCGCGAAGTGGTGGCTAAATACCTCTATAAGGAAACCAACCGCCGTCCTATGGTTTTACCGGTGATCATGGAATCATCTCACCGTCGTGGTAAGCGTAATTTCAAGAAAGAGAACCAAAAGAACAATTCCAACCAAAAGAATAACGCCAAGAAAAATAATAAATCGAACTCAAAAAACAAGCACAATAAAAATCACAAGCAGAAACAAGACGCAAAATCCTAG